From Chloracidobacterium sp. N, the proteins below share one genomic window:
- the metH gene encoding methionine synthase — MSSPTTALLEQALRERILVLDGAMGTMIQSYKLQEADYRGERFASHTHDLKGNNDLLCLTRPDIIEAIHRAYLEAGADIIETNSFNAQRISQADYGLEDLSYEMNLAAAQCARRAVEAFLREDSSRPRFVAGALGPTNKTASISPDVNDPGARGTTFDELVAAYAEQAEGLLDGGVDLLLPETTFDTLNLKAALFAIEEVFERRGQRVPVVASVTVADASGRTLSGQTVEAFLISVEHAPLLALGMNCGFGAAEMRPHVEELAEKSPFYLICYPNAGLPNVFGGFDQTPDIMGELVRDFARHGWLNIVGGCCGTTPKHIAAIAAAVAGLPPRTRPQPPRHTRLSGLEALVIRPETNFVNIGERTNVTGSSKFAELIRAERYEDALAVARQQVANGAQMIDVNMDEAMLDSVRAMTRFLNLVVADPDIARVPIVIDSSKFHVIEAGLKCVQGKCVVNSISLKEGEAVFIEQARRIRRYGAAVVVMAFDEIGQADTAARKIEICTRAYRILTEQVGFPPEDIIFDPNILAIATGIEEHANYAVDFIEATRVIKQTLPGCKVSGGVSNLSFSFRGNNVVREAMHSVFLYHAIRAGMDMGIVNAGQLAVYDEIPPDLLELVEDVVLNRCPDATERLIAFAESVKGAGKAAVKDEAWRQTGVEERLKHALIKGNADYIETDVEEARQKYGAPLAVIEGPLMDGMNVVGDLFGAGKMFLPQVVKSARVMKKAVAVLLPYLEAEKKAAANGQTANGSGRRKVLLATVKGDVHDIGKNIVGVVLGCNNYEVIDLGVMQPCDVILAKAREHNVDVVGLSGLITPSLDEMVHVAKTMTEAGFTVPLLIGGATTSKLHTAVKIAPAYSGTTVHVLDASRAVGVVGALTSHEQRQDFIAQNAAEQAALREEHQSRLDRKHLLPLAEARARRPQLRFDAETVAVPEQLGVMTFDDVTLDALVPYIDWSPFFHTWELRGRYPKIFDDPTIGERARELFDDAQRLLERIITERRLHPRGVFGLFPANAVGDDIELYTDETRTEVLTRFHTLRQQVERTDGKPNVALADFIAPKDAGRLDYIGGFVVTAGLGLDELCAEFDADHDDYHSIMAKALADRLAEAFAELAHKRVRDLWGYGRHENLTREDLIRERYRGIRPAPGYPASPDHTEKRTLFALLGAEENAGVRLTESCAMWPASSVSGLYFAHPDAHYFAVGLLGRDQIEDYAARKGWTVAEAERWLRPNLGYDPA, encoded by the coding sequence ATGTCTTCTCCAACCACAGCCCTGCTCGAACAAGCCCTTCGTGAACGCATTCTCGTCCTCGACGGCGCCATGGGGACGATGATCCAGTCCTACAAGCTCCAGGAAGCCGATTACCGCGGAGAGCGTTTTGCCAGCCATACCCACGACCTCAAAGGCAACAACGACCTCCTGTGCCTGACCCGCCCGGACATCATCGAAGCCATCCACCGCGCCTATCTCGAAGCCGGCGCGGACATCATCGAAACCAACAGCTTCAATGCCCAGCGGATTTCGCAGGCCGATTACGGACTGGAAGACCTGTCCTACGAAATGAACCTGGCTGCGGCCCAGTGCGCCCGGCGGGCCGTCGAGGCGTTTCTCAGGGAAGACAGCTCGCGCCCGCGCTTTGTCGCCGGGGCGCTGGGGCCGACCAACAAAACCGCCTCGATCTCGCCCGATGTCAACGATCCCGGCGCACGCGGCACGACCTTCGACGAACTCGTTGCCGCCTACGCCGAGCAGGCCGAAGGACTGCTCGACGGCGGCGTGGACCTGCTCCTGCCCGAAACAACCTTCGACACGCTCAACCTCAAGGCGGCGCTCTTTGCCATCGAGGAAGTCTTTGAACGGCGTGGGCAGCGCGTGCCGGTTGTGGCTTCGGTGACCGTCGCCGACGCCAGCGGGCGGACACTCTCCGGGCAAACCGTCGAGGCTTTTCTCATTTCCGTCGAACACGCGCCCCTGCTGGCGCTCGGAATGAACTGCGGCTTCGGAGCGGCCGAAATGCGTCCGCACGTCGAAGAACTGGCCGAAAAGTCGCCGTTTTACCTGATTTGCTACCCCAACGCCGGCCTGCCAAACGTCTTTGGCGGATTTGACCAGACGCCCGACATCATGGGTGAACTGGTGCGCGACTTTGCCCGCCACGGCTGGCTCAACATCGTGGGCGGCTGCTGCGGGACAACCCCCAAACACATTGCCGCCATTGCCGCGGCCGTGGCCGGACTGCCACCACGAACCCGCCCCCAACCGCCACGTCACACCCGCCTGAGCGGCCTGGAAGCCCTGGTCATCCGCCCGGAGACAAACTTCGTCAACATCGGTGAACGCACCAACGTCACCGGCTCGTCCAAATTCGCCGAACTCATCCGCGCCGAACGCTACGAGGACGCGCTGGCCGTTGCCCGCCAGCAGGTTGCCAACGGCGCGCAGATGATTGACGTCAACATGGACGAAGCCATGCTTGACAGCGTGCGCGCCATGACGCGCTTTCTCAACCTTGTCGTCGCCGACCCGGACATCGCGCGCGTCCCGATTGTCATTGACAGCTCGAAGTTTCACGTCATCGAAGCCGGGCTGAAATGTGTTCAGGGCAAGTGCGTCGTCAACTCCATCAGCCTCAAGGAAGGCGAAGCCGTGTTCATCGAGCAGGCGCGGCGTATCCGCCGCTACGGCGCGGCCGTCGTCGTCATGGCCTTTGACGAAATCGGACAGGCCGACACGGCAGCGCGCAAGATCGAAATCTGTACCCGCGCCTACCGGATTCTCACCGAACAGGTTGGCTTCCCGCCGGAAGACATCATCTTTGACCCGAACATTCTGGCCATTGCCACCGGCATTGAAGAACACGCCAACTACGCCGTGGATTTCATCGAGGCCACGCGCGTCATCAAGCAAACCCTGCCCGGCTGCAAGGTTTCCGGCGGCGTCAGCAACCTGTCGTTTTCCTTTCGTGGGAACAACGTCGTCCGGGAAGCCATGCATTCGGTCTTCCTGTACCACGCCATCCGGGCCGGCATGGACATGGGCATCGTCAATGCCGGACAGCTTGCCGTCTATGACGAAATTCCGCCGGATTTGCTCGAACTCGTCGAAGATGTGGTACTCAACCGGTGCCCGGATGCCACGGAGCGGCTGATTGCCTTCGCCGAATCGGTCAAGGGGGCCGGTAAGGCCGCGGTCAAGGACGAAGCCTGGCGGCAGACCGGCGTCGAGGAACGGCTCAAGCATGCCCTCATCAAAGGCAATGCCGATTACATCGAGACCGATGTCGAGGAAGCCCGCCAGAAGTACGGCGCACCGCTGGCGGTCATCGAAGGGCCGCTCATGGACGGCATGAACGTCGTCGGCGACCTGTTTGGAGCCGGCAAGATGTTCCTGCCGCAGGTTGTCAAATCGGCGCGCGTCATGAAAAAAGCCGTGGCCGTGCTGCTGCCCTACCTCGAAGCCGAGAAAAAGGCAGCCGCCAACGGACAGACGGCCAATGGCTCCGGCCGCAGGAAGGTGCTGCTGGCAACGGTCAAAGGCGACGTTCACGACATTGGCAAAAACATCGTCGGCGTCGTTTTGGGCTGCAACAACTACGAGGTCATTGACCTGGGCGTGATGCAGCCCTGTGATGTCATCCTGGCCAAGGCCCGCGAACACAACGTGGATGTCGTCGGCCTCAGCGGGCTGATCACGCCGTCACTGGACGAAATGGTTCACGTGGCCAAAACGATGACCGAGGCCGGCTTCACCGTGCCGCTGCTCATTGGCGGGGCGACGACCTCGAAGCTGCATACGGCCGTCAAAATCGCGCCAGCCTACAGCGGGACGACGGTTCACGTTCTCGATGCGTCGCGCGCCGTTGGCGTCGTCGGGGCGCTGACCAGCCACGAGCAGCGCCAAGATTTCATTGCCCAGAACGCGGCCGAACAGGCTGCCTTACGGGAAGAACACCAGTCCCGCCTCGACCGCAAGCACCTGCTGCCGCTGGCGGAAGCCCGTGCGCGCCGTCCACAGTTGCGGTTTGACGCCGAAACTGTCGCCGTCCCTGAACAGCTTGGCGTCATGACGTTCGACGATGTCACGCTCGACGCCCTTGTGCCCTACATTGACTGGTCGCCTTTCTTTCATACCTGGGAACTGCGGGGGCGCTATCCGAAAATCTTTGACGACCCGACCATTGGTGAACGCGCCCGCGAACTGTTCGACGACGCCCAGCGCCTGCTCGAACGCATCATCACGGAACGCCGTCTGCATCCACGTGGCGTTTTTGGGCTGTTTCCGGCCAATGCCGTCGGCGATGACATCGAGCTGTACACCGACGAAACCCGGACCGAAGTGCTCACCCGCTTCCACACCCTGCGGCAGCAGGTCGAGCGTACGGACGGGAAGCCCAACGTCGCTCTGGCGGACTTCATCGCCCCGAAGGATGCCGGCCGGCTGGATTACATCGGCGGCTTCGTGGTGACAGCCGGACTGGGGCTGGACGAACTCTGCGCCGAGTTCGATGCCGACCACGACGACTACCATTCGATCATGGCCAAGGCGCTGGCCGACCGCCTGGCAGAAGCCTTTGCCGAACTCGCCCACAAGCGCGTCCGTGACCTCTGGGGCTACGGACGGCACGAAAACCTGACCCGCGAGGACCTCATCCGGGAACGCTACCGGGGCATCCGCCCAGCGCCGGGCTATCCGGCTTCGCCCGACCACACGGAAAAGCGCACGCTGTTTGCCCTGCTGGGCGCAGAGGAAAATGCCGGCGTCCGCCTGACGGAAAGCTGCGCCATGTGGCCGGCCAGTTCGGTCAGCGGTCTCTACTTTGCCCATCCCGACGCGCATTACTTTGCCGTCGGTCTGCTGGGGCGCGATCAGATCGAGGATTACGCCGCACGCAAGGGGTGGACGGTTGCCGAGGCCGAGCGGTGGCTGCGTCCGAACCTGGGCTACGATCCGGCCTGA
- a CDS encoding ATP-dependent 6-phosphofructokinase, translated as MTLPKPEDLIIHSLGECRFPSPLQLGAASGEYHGEFMSDAAKVRFHVELERLEGRPDDLFFERAGPRERLFFDPSKVKAAIVTCGGLCPGINNVIRSVFLSLKYNYGVPEVYGIRYGYRGLNPAYGDGFIRLTHEMVENIHLHGGTFLGSSRGPQPVEVMLDTLADRGIDMLFCVGGDGTQRGADALAQAARRRNLPLAVVGIPKTIDNDIPYVFRSFGYGTAVEKAREVIAGAHAEAKGAPNGIVIVKLMGRNAGFIAAGATTASQEVNFAFIPELPFDLDPPNGFLAHLETRVLQRGHAVIVVAEGAGQHLFGNLPVERDASGNIKHHDIGTYLRDRIIAYFRERRIEANVKYIDPSYLIRSVPANCDDAQLSDRFARYAVHAAMAGKTDLLIGYWHGLFVHVPMHLVTSQKKHLSPKSSLWLSVLAATGQPVLMVNEPVPETTAS; from the coding sequence ATGACGTTGCCCAAACCCGAAGACCTCATCATTCACTCGCTGGGGGAGTGTCGGTTTCCGTCGCCGCTCCAGCTTGGCGCGGCTTCCGGTGAATACCACGGGGAGTTTATGTCCGACGCCGCCAAAGTCCGCTTCCATGTCGAACTGGAACGTCTGGAAGGGCGTCCCGATGACCTGTTCTTCGAGCGGGCCGGCCCACGGGAGCGGCTTTTTTTTGATCCCTCCAAGGTCAAAGCCGCCATTGTCACCTGCGGCGGGCTGTGTCCGGGCATCAACAACGTCATCCGGTCGGTTTTTCTGTCCCTCAAGTACAACTACGGCGTCCCGGAAGTCTATGGCATCCGCTATGGCTACCGGGGCCTGAATCCGGCCTATGGCGACGGATTCATCCGCCTGACGCACGAGATGGTGGAAAACATCCACCTGCACGGGGGCACATTTCTGGGGTCATCCCGTGGGCCGCAGCCGGTGGAAGTCATGCTCGACACCCTGGCCGACCGTGGCATTGACATGCTGTTTTGTGTCGGCGGCGATGGAACACAGCGCGGCGCTGACGCTCTGGCCCAGGCGGCCCGCCGACGCAACCTGCCGCTGGCCGTGGTCGGAATTCCCAAAACCATTGACAACGACATCCCCTACGTCTTTCGCTCCTTCGGCTACGGCACGGCCGTCGAAAAAGCGCGTGAAGTCATTGCCGGGGCCCATGCCGAAGCCAAGGGCGCGCCCAATGGCATCGTCATCGTCAAGCTTATGGGCCGCAATGCCGGTTTCATCGCGGCTGGCGCCACGACGGCCAGCCAGGAAGTCAACTTTGCCTTCATTCCCGAACTGCCCTTCGATCTCGACCCGCCCAACGGCTTTCTGGCGCACCTGGAAACGCGGGTGCTCCAGCGCGGGCACGCCGTCATCGTCGTGGCCGAAGGGGCCGGGCAACACCTGTTCGGCAATCTGCCGGTTGAACGCGACGCCTCCGGCAACATCAAGCACCACGACATCGGGACGTACCTGCGCGACCGCATCATCGCCTACTTCCGTGAGCGCCGCATCGAGGCGAATGTCAAATACATCGATCCGAGCTATCTCATTCGGAGTGTCCCGGCCAACTGTGACGACGCCCAGTTGAGTGACCGCTTTGCGCGGTACGCCGTGCACGCCGCCATGGCCGGAAAGACGGATTTGCTCATCGGATACTGGCATGGGCTGTTCGTCCACGTGCCGATGCACCTGGTGACCAGCCAGAAGAAACACCTCTCGCCCAAAAGCAGCCTGTGGCTTTCGGTCCTGGCGGCAACCGGGCAGCCGGTACTCATGGTCAACGAACCAGTCCCGGAAACAACGGCGTCATGA
- a CDS encoding dihydroorotate dehydrogenase, which yields MSSESTSHTLDAPRLDNPLAVTIAGLTFKNPVIPASGTFGYGLEFLPFFDLSRLGGFCTKGLSPQPLKGNPPPRIVETPAGMLNAIGLQNIGVRAFVAEKLPLLRAYDTHVIANVFGFSIEDFLEVVAVLDDAEGVSAYELNISCPNVKEGGTQFGNDPRLAARVTEAVKNRARRPVIVKLSPNAPSVVEVARAVEQAGADALSLVNTFVGLSIDVYTHRPRLGFTTGGLSGPAIRPLAVRMVYEVSQSVGIPRLGMGGITNWMDALEFILAGATAVQLGTINYTEPCAALHVIEGLETYCREQGTTIPALVGAFRPHAVSPVTEPASHQAGS from the coding sequence ATGAGCAGCGAATCCACCAGCCACACGCTGGACGCCCCCCGATTGGACAACCCGCTGGCCGTGACCATTGCCGGCCTGACGTTCAAAAATCCGGTCATCCCGGCCAGCGGGACGTTTGGCTATGGGCTGGAGTTCCTGCCGTTTTTCGACCTCTCCCGGCTGGGCGGTTTTTGTACGAAGGGCCTGTCGCCGCAGCCGCTCAAAGGCAACCCTCCGCCGCGCATCGTGGAGACACCCGCCGGCATGCTCAATGCCATCGGGCTGCAAAACATCGGGGTACGGGCTTTCGTCGCGGAAAAACTGCCACTGCTGCGTGCTTATGATACGCACGTCATTGCCAACGTCTTTGGCTTTTCCATCGAGGATTTTCTGGAAGTCGTCGCCGTGCTCGATGATGCCGAAGGTGTATCGGCCTACGAGCTGAACATTTCCTGCCCGAACGTCAAGGAAGGCGGGACGCAGTTTGGCAACGACCCCCGGCTGGCGGCCCGCGTCACGGAAGCCGTCAAAAACCGTGCGCGGCGGCCGGTCATCGTCAAGCTGTCGCCCAATGCGCCAAGTGTTGTCGAGGTGGCCCGCGCCGTCGAGCAGGCCGGAGCCGATGCCCTGTCGCTGGTCAATACCTTTGTCGGCCTGTCCATTGATGTCTATACCCACCGGCCGCGGTTGGGCTTTACGACGGGCGGACTGTCGGGTCCGGCCATCCGTCCGCTGGCCGTACGGATGGTGTATGAGGTCTCACAGTCCGTCGGCATTCCCCGGCTGGGCATGGGCGGCATCACCAACTGGATGGACGCACTGGAGTTCATCCTGGCCGGGGCGACGGCCGTGCAGCTCGGCACGATCAACTACACCGAACCATGCGCCGCCCTGCACGTCATTGAAGGACTGGAGACCTACTGCCGCGAGCAGGGGACAACCATACCGGCGCTGGTTGGTGCGTTCCGCCCCCATGCGGTCAGCCCGGTGACGGAACCGGCGTCGCATCAGGCCGGATCGTAG
- the scpB gene encoding SMC-Scp complex subunit ScpB, with protein sequence MTPETLKPILETLIYVAEEPLTRKQMAELLPEATPADIDAALHSLVNDYAGRGLVLREIAGGWQLATRPELSEYVRRYHRARPAARLSLAALETLAVIAYKQPITIPEILEIRGVSSSSAIKTLLDRKLIVPKGRKECVGRPILYGTSKEFLVQFGLKDLSVLPSLEDLAELDAPTT encoded by the coding sequence ATGACCCCTGAAACGCTCAAGCCGATTCTGGAAACCCTCATCTATGTGGCCGAGGAGCCGCTGACACGGAAGCAAATGGCTGAACTGCTGCCGGAAGCGACTCCGGCCGACATTGACGCGGCACTGCACAGCCTGGTCAACGACTACGCCGGGCGCGGACTGGTGCTGCGCGAGATTGCCGGTGGCTGGCAACTCGCCACGCGCCCGGAGCTGAGCGAATACGTCCGGCGCTACCACCGCGCGCGCCCGGCGGCACGGCTTTCCTTGGCGGCGCTGGAGACCCTGGCCGTGATTGCCTACAAGCAGCCGATTACCATTCCCGAAATCCTGGAGATTCGCGGGGTGAGTTCGTCTTCCGCCATCAAGACGCTGCTCGACCGGAAGCTCATCGTGCCCAAGGGGCGCAAAGAGTGTGTCGGGCGTCCCATTTTGTACGGCACGTCAAAGGAATTTCTGGTGCAGTTTGGGTTGAAGGATTTGAGTGTGCTGCCCAGTCTGGAAGACCTGGCCGAACTCGACGCTCCAACGACCTGA
- a CDS encoding pseudouridine synthase, giving the protein MQERLQKLIAAAGLASRREAEMWIQNGLVTVNGQVVDTLGAKADPEHDAIKVKGRLINPKLAQRKLVYYLLNKPKGYLSSLSDPEQRPLVTDLLPKGAPRVHPVGRLDFNTEGLLILTNDGALTNLVTKAGDHCPKVYHVKVKGTPGPAQLERLQHGMTIDGEVHRIAHLTPLDHTDYDNTWYELVLHEGKNNQIRRMFDAIGHSVLKLRRVAIGHLTDAGLPVGAVRELTPAEVQRFFSKRKIAPRVVAKKAATKKLGKPRPVGEAKARQRERLATTIGRTAQPPAKPSRRPARQTAEPTASERGAPRSAPAARTRTPPKSGGKNGSAPARPASRRKS; this is encoded by the coding sequence ATGCAGGAACGGTTACAGAAACTCATCGCCGCCGCCGGACTGGCCTCCCGGCGGGAAGCCGAAATGTGGATTCAGAACGGGCTGGTGACGGTCAACGGCCAGGTCGTGGACACGCTGGGGGCCAAAGCCGACCCCGAACACGACGCCATCAAGGTCAAGGGCCGGCTCATCAACCCGAAGCTGGCGCAGCGGAAGCTGGTCTATTACCTGCTCAACAAGCCGAAGGGGTATTTGTCGAGCCTCTCCGACCCGGAGCAGCGCCCCCTCGTGACGGACCTGCTGCCCAAGGGCGCGCCACGTGTACATCCGGTCGGTCGCCTTGATTTCAACACCGAAGGGCTGCTCATCCTGACCAATGACGGCGCGTTGACCAACCTTGTGACCAAAGCCGGCGATCACTGTCCGAAGGTCTATCACGTCAAGGTCAAGGGAACGCCCGGCCCCGCCCAGCTTGAACGGCTGCAACATGGCATGACCATTGACGGGGAAGTGCACCGGATTGCGCACCTGACGCCCCTCGACCACACGGATTACGACAACACCTGGTATGAACTCGTGCTGCACGAAGGGAAAAACAACCAGATTCGGCGGATGTTCGACGCCATCGGGCATTCCGTGCTCAAACTCCGGCGCGTGGCCATCGGCCACCTGACCGATGCCGGACTGCCGGTCGGAGCCGTCCGGGAGTTGACCCCGGCTGAAGTGCAGCGGTTCTTCTCGAAGCGGAAAATTGCCCCACGGGTGGTCGCCAAAAAGGCCGCAACGAAAAAACTCGGCAAGCCCCGTCCGGTCGGGGAAGCCAAAGCCCGTCAGCGTGAGCGGCTGGCAACGACCATCGGACGCACTGCCCAGCCGCCAGCCAAACCATCCCGACGGCCGGCTCGTCAGACTGCCGAACCGACCGCTTCAGAGCGGGGAGCCCCCAGATCGGCCCCGGCTGCGCGCACCCGGACGCCCCCCAAATCCGGTGGGAAAAACGGTTCTGCTCCAGCCCGTCCCGCGTCACGGAGGAAGTCATGA
- a CDS encoding site-2 protease family protein, with amino-acid sequence MQGIHLGNIVLGFVAFLFSLCVHEFAHAWTTERFGDDTGRYQGRITLDPRAHIDPIGSILFPLLGLVGGGFIFGWAKPVEVNPSRWKNKVVANIVVSAAGPISNLLLALGAVLLLKLLVVTGGIGRGDVLGMFSGRELADPQALLGLAEPVLIFLRMMIIINLLLAVFNMLPIPPLDGSHILSSLLSVVSVPLMEAYESLRPYGFFIIILASLTGLLAQVYLPLMRFFLVLLFSLL; translated from the coding sequence ATGCAAGGTATTCATCTGGGGAACATCGTCCTGGGCTTTGTCGCGTTCCTCTTTTCGCTGTGTGTCCACGAATTTGCCCATGCCTGGACGACGGAGCGCTTCGGGGATGACACCGGGCGCTACCAGGGCCGTATCACCCTTGACCCCCGGGCCCACATTGACCCCATCGGCTCGATCCTCTTTCCGCTGCTCGGTTTGGTTGGGGGTGGTTTTATCTTCGGCTGGGCCAAACCGGTCGAGGTCAATCCCAGTCGTTGGAAGAACAAGGTTGTCGCCAACATCGTGGTGTCGGCGGCCGGCCCCATCAGCAACCTGCTGCTGGCCCTTGGCGCGGTGCTGCTGCTCAAGCTTCTGGTGGTCACGGGGGGCATCGGGCGGGGCGATGTGCTGGGCATGTTCAGCGGCCGCGAACTGGCTGATCCCCAGGCGCTGCTGGGTTTGGCTGAGCCGGTGCTGATTTTTCTGCGGATGATGATCATCATCAACCTGCTGCTGGCCGTCTTCAACATGTTGCCCATCCCCCCGCTGGACGGCAGCCACATCCTGTCGAGCCTGCTCAGTGTGGTGAGTGTGCCGCTGATGGAAGCGTATGAAAGCCTGCGTCCGTATGGCTTTTTCATCATCATTCTGGCTTCTCTGACCGGCCTGCTGGCGCAAGTCTATCTGCCGCTGATGAGATTTTTCCTGGTATTGCTGTTCAGTCTGCTCTGA
- a CDS encoding ScpA family protein has protein sequence MSPMAMHLRPPAETRPGEAETAAVPEDSRPGDYRVRLEVFEGPLDLLLYLIRRHELDITDIPMARITAEYLAYIQALRELDFDVAGEFLVMAATLIHIKSRMLLPTPAEPSAEAVADDPRAELVRQLLEHRRYRAAAEDLWMRYELEQGVYSRRTCETAAPEEVNVTVFDLLETFKRILDRRRRQLELTIAHEAMTQAQKLAELRGLLAEQPRLDVTRLFEAARTKREMVCLFLAILELLREGTVRFIQTETFGSIHLERVAVTVEATPAL, from the coding sequence ATGTCACCCATGGCGATGCACCTGCGGCCACCTGCTGAAACCAGACCGGGCGAAGCCGAAACGGCGGCCGTTCCCGAAGACAGCCGCCCCGGAGACTACCGGGTGCGGCTGGAAGTCTTTGAAGGCCCGCTCGACCTGCTGCTCTATCTCATCAGGCGCCATGAACTCGACATTACCGACATCCCCATGGCGCGGATTACGGCTGAATATCTTGCTTACATCCAGGCGCTGCGCGAACTGGACTTCGATGTTGCCGGTGAGTTTCTCGTCATGGCGGCCACGCTGATCCACATCAAGTCCCGGATGCTCCTGCCCACGCCAGCCGAACCTTCCGCCGAAGCCGTTGCCGACGACCCACGGGCGGAACTGGTGCGCCAGCTTCTGGAGCACCGGCGCTACCGGGCAGCGGCCGAGGACCTGTGGATGCGGTACGAGCTGGAGCAGGGCGTCTATAGCCGTCGCACTTGCGAAACCGCCGCCCCGGAAGAAGTCAACGTCACGGTTTTTGACCTGCTGGAAACATTCAAACGCATTCTCGACCGCCGCCGCCGGCAGCTTGAACTGACGATTGCCCACGAAGCCATGACCCAGGCGCAAAAGCTGGCCGAGCTGCGGGGGCTGCTCGCTGAACAGCCGCGCCTCGATGTGACCCGGCTCTTTGAAGCGGCCCGGACGAAACGCGAAATGGTCTGCCTGTTTCTGGCCATTCTGGAGTTGCTGCGGGAAGGTACGGTGCGCTTCATTCAGACGGAGACCTTCGGTAGCATCCATCTCGAACGGGTAGCCGTGACGGTAGAAGCCACCCCAGCCCTATGA
- a CDS encoding tetratricopeptide repeat protein, giving the protein MINLVQVMALAAVLCLTGGPAYAQGAGIEWETLIEEVRTLYRAGRYDRAATVAKKALEVAEKRVGLNHPDVATSLSNLAKAHQAQGQYDQSEPLYKRALDIVEKALGPDHPAVAQSLNNLAVVYLAQEQYAQAEPLLKRALVIREKALGPNHPDVATVLKNLALLYRATQRTTEAEELEARAEKIKANDR; this is encoded by the coding sequence ATGATCAATCTGGTGCAGGTGATGGCTCTGGCGGCTGTGCTGTGCCTGACCGGCGGGCCGGCTTATGCCCAAGGTGCGGGCATCGAGTGGGAAACACTCATCGAGGAAGTGCGGACGCTTTATCGGGCTGGCAGATATGACCGCGCTGCTACCGTGGCGAAAAAGGCGCTGGAGGTGGCCGAGAAGCGCGTCGGGCTGAACCATCCCGATGTGGCCACCAGTCTGAGCAACCTGGCCAAGGCGCATCAGGCCCAAGGGCAGTACGACCAGTCCGAGCCACTCTACAAGCGCGCGCTGGACATTGTGGAGAAGGCCTTGGGTCCCGACCATCCCGCTGTGGCCCAGAGCCTGAACAACCTGGCTGTTGTCTATCTGGCCCAAGAGCAGTACGCCCAAGCCGAGCCGCTCCTCAAGCGCGCGCTGGTCATCCGGGAGAAGGCCCTGGGTCCCAACCATCCCGATGTAGCGACGGTCCTCAAAAACCTGGCTCTGCTTTATCGTGCGACGCAGCGGACTACCGAAGCCGAAGAACTTGAAGCGCGAGCAGAAAAAATCAAAGCCAACGACAGGTGA
- a CDS encoding gluconolaconase, giving the protein MLEVLQVRPQAGVPGGLIIIDCRGFDASDYADCEVLFGETPSRIVSASPDRVLVTVPDDVTKADRLSGLQLMSAGQTSPRMPFLVAELLAENLHPVANPVCDPETGAIFTTISGARGKKVEVSVWRISQDGQSTPFLDNIINPTGLAMDREGTLYVTSRNDGTLYRVSPFREVVPVAENLGIATGLAIDRMGNLFVGDRQGTIYRVTPFGEASPHARLEPSMAAYHLAFSPDGYLYVTAPTLAGTRESIYRVTPAGQVEPWFIGLGRPQGLAFDQAGNAYVCASLNGLRGVIKITPDAQEAEPFIAGARLVGLTFDNRGNAILASNHEIYRVPVGVIGYDPTRA; this is encoded by the coding sequence ATGCTTGAAGTGCTTCAGGTGCGGCCCCAGGCCGGTGTGCCGGGCGGCCTTATCATCATTGACTGTCGGGGATTCGATGCCTCGGACTATGCCGACTGTGAGGTGTTGTTCGGTGAGACGCCGAGCCGCATCGTCAGCGCCTCGCCCGACCGGGTACTGGTCACGGTGCCTGACGATGTGACCAAAGCTGACCGTCTGTCGGGCCTGCAACTGATGTCCGCCGGGCAAACCAGCCCCCGCATGCCCTTTCTCGTTGCCGAGCTTTTGGCCGAAAACCTGCATCCGGTGGCCAATCCGGTCTGTGACCCCGAAACCGGGGCGATATTCACCACGATTTCCGGCGCACGGGGCAAAAAAGTCGAAGTGTCGGTGTGGCGCATCAGCCAGGATGGTCAGTCCACGCCCTTTCTGGACAACATCATCAACCCGACGGGGCTGGCCATGGACCGCGAGGGGACGCTCTACGTCACGAGCCGGAATGATGGGACACTCTACCGGGTGTCTCCGTTCCGGGAAGTCGTGCCCGTGGCCGAAAACCTGGGGATTGCCACCGGGCTGGCCATTGACCGGATGGGCAATCTGTTTGTCGGCGACCGGCAGGGGACGATTTACCGGGTGACGCCGTTTGGTGAGGCCAGCCCTCACGCCCGCCTCGAACCGAGCATGGCCGCCTATCATCTGGCTTTCTCGCCGGATGGATACCTCTACGTGACGGCCCCGACGCTGGCCGGCACCCGCGAAAGCATCTATCGGGTGACACCGGCCGGGCAGGTCGAGCCGTGGTTCATCGGGCTGGGGCGGCCGCAGGGGCTGGCCTTCGACCAGGCCGGCAATGCCTATGTCTGTGCCAGTCTCAATGGATTGCGGGGCGTCATCAAAATCACGCCCGATGCCCAGGAGGCTGAGCCCTTCATCGCCGGCGCCCGGCTGGTCGGACTCACCTTCGACAATCGCGGCAATGCCATTCTCGCTTCCAACCATGAAATCTATCGGGTTCCGGTCGGGGTCATTGGCTACGATCCCACCCGCGCCTGA